Proteins from a single region of Equus asinus isolate D_3611 breed Donkey chromosome 17, EquAss-T2T_v2, whole genome shotgun sequence:
- the LOC106823605 gene encoding proteoglycan 3-like yields MKCPLLLPLLLLGTVAALHLKNDDPHLDIRETQADLIQDVEGSGEQEGELALTEEVIQSEGEEAEASTNQDIFEDDQAMESDPAALAEQFQCPREEETVQLCGHPGCKNVNYLLVRSPMDFRQAQNVCRRCYRGNLVSIHSSSLNYHIQISITGINEGQVWIGGFLKDWFQYKRFFWTDGSTWDYENWAPGEPGNGRGDCVAVSSRGGRWRRAPCSRFLPFICSF; encoded by the exons ATGAAAtgccctctgctcctgccccttctcctgcTGGGGACAGTTGCTGCTCTTCATCTGA AGAATGATGACCCCCATTTGGACATCCGAGAGACACAGGCAGACCTGATCCAGGATGTGGAAGGTtcaggggagcaggagggagagttGGCCCTGACAGAGGAGGTGATCCAGtcagaaggagaggaggctgaggcttCCACCAATCAAGACATCTTTGAGGATGACCAGGCCATGGAGTCGGACCCAGCAGCCCTAGCTGAACAGTTTCAGTGCCCCAGGGAAGAGGAAACAGTACAATTATGTGGCCATCCTGGGTGCAAGAATGTCAACTACCTTTTGGTGCGGAGCCCCATGGACTTTAGACAAGCTCAG AATGTCTGCAGGAGGTGCTACCGAGGCAATCTTGTCTCCATACACAGCTCCAGTTTAAACTATCACATCCAGATCTCGATCACGGGGATCAACGAAGGCCAGGTCTGGATTGGAGGCTTCTTGAAGGACTGG TTCCAGTACAAGAGATTCTTCTGGACTGATGGGAGCACCTGGGATTATGAAAACTGGGCCCCAGGGGAGCCTGGAAATGGGAGAGGCGACTGTGTTGCTGTAAGCAGCAGAG GGGGTCGCTGGCGAAGAGCTCCTTGCAGCAGGTTTCTGCCCTTCATCTGCTCCTTCTAA